The Rhopalosiphum maidis isolate BTI-1 chromosome 2, ASM367621v3, whole genome shotgun sequence genome segment ATACCATGTGAAGAAATAAATTACCACTTGCCCCACCCTCCTCGCGAACCCCGAAAATATGTAGACAGTAAGGGATATATTCCGGCaagttctattttttttaacataagttatatatatttattcatgtaaataatatatctattaataaataattgcttatttttaGTGGCGTTAATTCGGCTatccatatatttatatatatatatatatatatgtgtatagtctttatattacttttcagaaaataattattgattgggtcacgacaaaattaatttaaaaatatttacgtgtTTAAAATGAATGTTGAAATGTTAGTGGGTAGGTAGGTGGTTTCAGTTTTACTCTAcatatcgtaaaatatttgGATCCCACTATagcaattagtattattattgagcttttcatatacatattatacacatcgcAAGTTTTAGACCAGGTTCGCGattgacgaaaaaaaaaatcactttacTCACCCAACGAGGTTTTCATGTTGTTCGTGTTGTTTATCCGAGTGTTTCTCTATGATCGGACTCTCGTCGATCGTAACCGCAATCGATTCCAGAACCTGTGGAGTAACCCTCGAAGATACTGATGACGTGAGGCATACTACCACAATGCACGACGCAAAgacctattatataacaaaaacttataatatagtttataaaacaaatatcgaAGGAACCAAAAAATATCCTAACGTAAGTACATATATCAGATCATCGGAATACAACTCACTTTGAACATAGTCGTTTTCATTTTGGAATCTGTAAATTCAATGACCactcaaatattttcataaattaaacacGCATTcgtcgattaaaatattttattataatgttataatggtATACTTAATAGTACAGTTCGGAAGAACATCGTTGCACTACAAGTCGTGATGAATCGCCGTAACTGTCTGATGCCTACGGAATTCGAATTGTATGTCCGATTATACGGTTGTGTGCAATGCACACTGATCgccttaaattaataactattacaattataatagcgtaatttacaattattcttactcttataatatgtatataaacgcTCGGTAATTaggtgattattataattgcaataaattatactgtagATTCTGAGAAAACTTGGGACACGTACTATACAACTATAGTCATGACTTGTgacatttacaatattattgttttaattacaaaaaattgttaattgatCGATTAACCTATTCCAAAGTTCCCGAGTAAGCCCATAGCTCATATTGAACAACACACTGTCAATAAAACAGTGatgatagtattatacactatagagTACATCGTATTATTTCAATtctttgttttcaaataagcGATTATcggttatattacattttttcatcgTTTCTTAGTATACATCTGTCTTACGTTTTAATGATGCTGCAACATGGaaaatttgtgtttaaataGAACCAGTtttggagaaaaaaatatgctctTAAAGCTGGATATTTGAACACGGAtacaaatataggtacaataggtacatggcacattcattcaaaaaatatttaagaacatgttatataaaattacttagcATGTCACTATTATTACCTGTATGTCtgtagaattatttaattaaatttacacaaTAACTTACATATACCCTCACTTGAAAAACTAGCCCaccaataaatttaacaacaaaTTTACTCATATCACAAAAATCGTCTTATTTGCCAAATTATtccatataatatcaaatatttattacttgttaTATCATATGAGTGATAAATATGTTGCTatcatataatagaaataaaaaaaaataatgttattatcacattatattattctatattcatttttataaacgttgccacgataaaatattatatggtataatatcaatcatcaaaactgaaatattttttaaaacttgttatagttcttaaacatattatttatttttagatacgaGTGCCCTGTAGAATTAAAAACATCtggttatcaaattaaaacttcgttttctactataaattatttaacagacaatttttttgaaaacgttGACGtatcgtattaaaaaattgagcGAGAAGTTTTTGAgctgtttaattttgtatactaaGGATAATAGATCCTTAATAAAATGGGTTTGGATTATATGAGCATTATAAGGGATATggtgatttgaaaattatggcatttatgatttataaaagaataaatttaaataacaattttcaaaaaaaaaaaatttacagtaaaaatgaGCGATTctcatttagaaaataaaattttgtatcaCTAGCTACAAGACACTTTTCAAGAAGTACaaacaatctaaaaaataatataaaactatggtcttttagtatatttaaaaattcaaaatcgaaatttgaattatgaGGATTAGCATGCTTAGTGAATCatcaagtatataattaataactacaaaGACTTAAAACGatgtcaaaattaattttttttatatatatttactaatagaataacatcaaatattttatgtgtaggtacttataataatgttaaatttattcatttataagaacaataattttaaaagtgtacacaaaaagttatacatttgatattaatcaataattattgttaattattatagtataatttaatttaaatagcgtttaatttgttaaacgtATTTATAGATTGTTACGAAGTTGTGTATGTCGagtgtaataaaaatgcagataaaaaaatattacatactattCATTATGATCTTTAAAACagaaaacgataataatgtttactaattacaaaactattttattataacattcataTGTACGATTTCCCTgtccattaaatataaaatgaagtacttattgttaaatatcaaGGAtagacaaaaaatgttttaattaaaacggaAACTGAGACGTCGgtgtaaaaatcaaaacgatttttaaataatttttaatagttatacagCTTACTCTGGGTTgtcaatattgaaaaaaaaaacaaaatttaatgtcTAGTGCCAGACATTGTTGACGTAGACGAAGTCGTCAACGCAATTGTGGTTGTTGAAGACATCGTCGTCGGCGTCGATGTAGACGTGACGGTAGTCGAATTTGTTGTACTCGTCGTTGTCCTTGTATTCATTGTCGTGGTCATAGTCGAGGATTTTGTCGCCTGGTCATCGTTCGTTGGTACGGAAGGAGTTTCGGTGGTGCTCCTCATCATATTATGCTCTTCCGGCATAGTCCTCACCAAAGCGTCGTTCACAAACGGCTCATCCTTTGGCATATCTATTAaactagataataaaaattaatatatcgtaCATGATTGTCGCCGGGGCGCCATTTGGGGTATCGCAGGGTATACATTGGTGGCCCTATTTTTTCCTATAACATATTGGCCTGCCTTAATTGTATACTGCGCCGGTACagctaaaatgtaataaataaactattataataattttcgaaaaatattttataaatgatatattgttttaatctttattttctTGACAGTTGTAGGATTATAATCAAtggatcaaaattaaaaaatatatttatttgtcttaTTAGCTTCTTAAGattgtgatataaatataaattattaaaaatttgtaaaaatcaatCTTACGTGATTCATTttgctaattatttataaactctaaatttcaaacttcaaataatttaaccatACAAATAACTGTATGCTAATAGcttacattgattttttttataatatattgctttacagatttatttgaatagtcaaaaattgtatttgaatgataatagtcataataattattcattataaattgagGTGCTTAAGTAATTTGGCAGCccttttttaaaactgaattgGCGCCCTGTATTgtcgttttttaaatatttctttcgtAATTTGTATGTCTTCGTCACAATTAATGTtctggtatttttaaaaaaactttatatttttttacaatattgatctttataatttttaagtttttaattttttttatcgaaaaaaatcatgcttttaatttcatattttggagctgaataatatttgtaatattattttgatatattatgaaaataaattttctgatGATTAACTAATCAATTATAGGCAGGGATACCATTTGCGGTATCGCAGGGAATAATACATTAGTGGCTCTGTTCTTTCCTATACCTACCATATTGGCCTGCCTCGATTTTATGCTGCGCCGGTACAGCTAAAATGTACTAAATGTTAGCAATAATGTGagttttgaatattgaaaattcacATACACCATTAAGTGTGTAGCCGAAACGATAAAGGcatataaaaacgtaaaataagtcaatttattttattcttatagtgACCACCTGCTGTTGacggttttaaaaaatgtactaattaTACATCTTTTTAAGAGTGAAAGGTGTTTATTAAACTTCTACgaatattctaaaatgttcatggaatatttttgtcatgttttaaacaataatagtttcgaaaatctaaaaattaactacaaaAGGACTCGAAAAAccgtttttttaactatattctaTGCATTATCTAACGGAAGAATAAGTTTTGAACTTCGAAACTTCACAATTAGGTGTGTGGCCTTAACAAAATAGTCatataaaacgtaaaatatgataatttattttattcttgttttagttatggtttaaaaaaaaactaattttaggtatttttaagaGTGAATGGTGCTTGTTAGACTTTTACGAATATGCCCAACTATATAAAGAAACGTTACCCTatctattaaaacaataatacatttcactGTTGTTACTTTAATCTGATAGTAAAAAACTTAGGCCTGCTTAAAAATTCGGCagccttaattttaaaacatatatggTGCTTTTGGTTACAAccaataggtaaattataaagtGCAAAAATGTGAATAAGTGGATCAACCCAATGAATAAATTGTGATCCTGTGCCACCCTACTcgctttttaaactttatatgtCTATATCTCATACTACTCGTCCAAGATTCAAATTTTATGcccgaaaaataaattcttctttaaaacaaaaaaatttaaaataaattttatcataaaaaaaagaaaaaactctaaaatgtactgttataaaaatagtaaaattattttataactttataagtgatgtaaaaaaatatactcaaaaactatttaaaagtttttatatttgttcgtcgataaaataatcgcacaatatattttttttttttttaacttttatttataatacatacaatctataaatacattttacaataagcaTGTTTGAGGAAATCGCACAATATGggctaaaaattcaatgtttgtaaacatatttaaatcattatttttagatagtttataaattgtcaataatgatttaatattaaagtgattATATTGTGGTTAAAATACTTTGTTTgttctaaataatatcatataattgatTTGGCTTTCTTgggaattaataattatctccCACCgttataattgtgtttttatcaagtataaatactagagtaaatatttttttattttgcataaatatattttttttaattattatttaataataataattaacatgtatattattatatatatttctattaagcTTAACCTGTGTATTAAGTTACAAACATATGTAGGGCATAAATGTATGGATattgcataatttttaattttcctaaAGGCATAAAAAGTCCaagagataaatatattattattttttaatttattagattttgtttataattatttgctttttgtaaatcatagtaatatgaataaataacgaTGTAATTCTTATTCATAtggtttagaaaatatttttatagagttaAATCGACTAATAGGTATTCAAACAGTtaatttcgatttaaaatttgttgtaaAACGATGAAAACTACTTctttcaaaatgaaaaatacattaatattataattcataataatataatattataataaattaataacacgaAAAATTATGCAATACGGCGTAAAGTGtagataatataggtacatcgcTGTGTTGaagatcattttattatttcataaaattacgtttacataatattataatatatattatttttacataaatatgtaaacagttcaaaatcaCCATTTCGGAACTATTGTCGATTTACGTGCTTATCTTACACgaccatatataataatattattattattttggttgaAATTTATGTAAACTATCATCATATACATTTCGATATAGTGTAAAGCCACCAAGCCACgcacaataaatattacctatatagtttcaaatttaatgttcatatgatatctattatttgattgagtaatttattatattgaataatgcaAAATCTGTTCGAacctttaaaatgttttcgttTGGGTTAAAAAAGTTCAATTtggaagtataaaaaaatagcacattttcaattataactataaatgttcgatagtatttgattttcaaatattttaccaatcgacacttacaaaaaaaaaaaaaaaaactaaaaaaaaaatgaaaatgtcaattgtctataaatagcttaaataaagtcaaaatatttaaatattataaaaattttatcaaacataggtataaaataataatataaatattgggttaaaatttcaaaattatacaattattcatttttaaattattataaaataaaaaaatcaattttgttgaaaCTGGTATAACGtacaatttttcgtttttcctGATAATTACAAGAAAGTACTTTGAACTgtgaagtttttacttttgacttaCAAAGAACCAAattgttacaattttatatcaaattccCCTCTTTCCCAAGTGGAAAATTGGAGCATTTTTATTATCCCAAAAGATGATGACagacagaaaaaatatatcattataaaaccataatgcattcatcgctccgctcaaaatctaaaattgtgATTGCAATATCGACAATATCattacattgttttaattactCACTCGTCATtttcttgtaaatattttatttcgtctCTCGGGTAACTGTTGTCCAAATCTACAACGATAGTCATTGGTTCATCACGTTGAGGAAGACCGGCTTTTGTGGTCGACCTAAGTAATATGACTACTATAACCGCGAGAACCTAAAATTAATAGACGATAATAATGatcgatatattaaaatattggacGTTTTCTATAGCGtcgtattaataacaaaataaatatctcaCAAATTtagccatttttatttttgacctgaaaattatatttaaacgcaCCGCACAATTTGATATTTCCactgaattattataacacactgCAATAGACATGCGTGTAAGACAAATGCTTA includes the following:
- the LOC113552604 gene encoding cell wall protein DAN4-like; protein product: MAKFVLAVIVVILLRSTTKAGLPQRDEPMTIVVDLDNSYPRDEIKYLQENDDLIDMPKDEPFVNDALVRTMPEEHNMMRSTTETPSVPTNDDQATKSSTMTTTMNTRTTTSTTNSTTVTSTSTPTTMSSTTTIALTTSSTSTMSGTRH